A part of Kitasatospora acidiphila genomic DNA contains:
- a CDS encoding SpoIIE family protein phosphatase has protein sequence MGAPPSRTLGEAPGAEQLPDAEEKQPVVTARAAATFEPDGRSASAARGFVRDALLGWGLPEVVDDAIVLVSELVTNAVVHAGTAAEVSCLREEDSVQIGVTDHHPERGLPTLAAGSADEPASEHSEHFADAEGEGGRGLLMCSALSSRWGVEYAAGQKTVWFRLPLQRALPGTRFALPQAPGEVLPSTDGPVLVAVAQLDSEGLVRSWNADAEELFRRPAAEAVGRAWAELVVWPQSPAGPLEAALRLARWEGVFGVRRADQRTIEVYGCQVRVLDPTGAPATLCLMVRERDRAVLRSPDRQAPAGPALGGLEPLDLLPEGVWADDLSGLLQQTVERARDLLDGDASYLLLATEDETEFEVRAATGLAAERTKNVRLPIDSSQSRYDSARLPAVHDDLTTRPHSAPLLIGSGLRSLITVPLKVEGRLIGSLGVAARRTAQYDNDHALRLQFAADRIALTVENARLAERERLRRGALSFLVEASDLLAGTLEHQQTLALMAQMAVPTLASWCAVYTLAERSEFAELAFVLHEEEDRIDPLRALLRRTPAAARITADGTAFWTGPAEAATAAEPAGLIGETVVLPLSARNRTIGLLVLGTRAGVSFRQETVELAEDLSRRGALAMDNSRLYSERSATSQALQRSLLPPELPKIPGVEVEVFYQAAGEGNEVGGDFYDLFAIREGTYGFAIGDVCGTGPQAASVTGLARNSLRLLAREGLDAPQVLSRLNRAILDEGDRGRFLTLLYGELTPLPDGRAELDLVCAGHPLPLRLRPDGQVTAAATSQPLLGVMEPLELTVERVVLEPGEVLLCVTDGVTERREGMRMLGEDGLAEVLTGCTGLTAGAVAARVQRAVERFAPEPPCDDMAIIALRLPAQRQG, from the coding sequence ATGGGGGCCCCGCCCAGCCGAACGCTGGGGGAGGCACCAGGCGCCGAGCAGCTACCCGACGCAGAGGAGAAGCAGCCCGTGGTCACCGCGCGCGCAGCCGCCACCTTCGAGCCCGACGGCCGGTCGGCTTCGGCCGCGCGCGGATTCGTCCGGGACGCCCTGCTGGGCTGGGGTCTGCCCGAGGTGGTCGACGATGCGATCGTCCTGGTCAGCGAACTGGTCACGAACGCCGTGGTGCACGCGGGCACCGCCGCCGAGGTGAGCTGCCTGCGCGAGGAGGACTCCGTCCAGATCGGTGTCACCGACCACCATCCGGAACGCGGCCTGCCGACCCTGGCCGCCGGATCGGCCGACGAACCGGCCTCCGAGCACTCGGAGCACTTCGCGGACGCCGAGGGCGAGGGCGGGCGCGGCCTGCTCATGTGTTCGGCGCTGTCCAGCCGCTGGGGCGTGGAGTACGCCGCCGGGCAGAAGACCGTCTGGTTCCGGCTTCCGCTGCAACGCGCGCTCCCCGGAACCCGGTTCGCGCTCCCCCAGGCGCCCGGCGAGGTGCTGCCCAGCACCGACGGGCCGGTGCTGGTCGCCGTCGCCCAGCTGGACTCCGAGGGCCTGGTCCGCAGTTGGAACGCCGACGCCGAAGAGCTGTTCCGCCGCCCGGCCGCCGAAGCCGTCGGGCGGGCCTGGGCGGAGCTGGTGGTCTGGCCGCAGAGCCCGGCCGGACCGCTGGAGGCGGCGCTTCGACTGGCCCGCTGGGAGGGCGTGTTCGGGGTCCGCCGCGCCGACCAGCGCACCATCGAGGTCTACGGCTGCCAGGTCCGGGTGCTGGATCCCACCGGAGCACCCGCCACCCTCTGCCTGATGGTCCGCGAGCGCGACCGCGCCGTGCTGCGCAGCCCCGACCGCCAGGCCCCGGCCGGCCCCGCGCTCGGCGGCCTCGAACCGCTGGACCTGCTGCCCGAAGGCGTCTGGGCGGACGACCTGTCGGGGCTGCTGCAGCAGACCGTGGAGCGGGCCCGAGATCTGCTCGACGGCGATGCCTCCTACCTGCTGCTGGCCACCGAGGACGAGACCGAGTTCGAGGTCCGGGCCGCCACCGGACTCGCGGCCGAGCGCACCAAGAACGTCCGGCTCCCGATCGACTCCAGCCAGTCCCGCTACGACTCCGCCCGGCTGCCCGCCGTCCACGACGACCTGACGACGCGCCCGCACAGCGCCCCGCTGCTGATCGGCAGCGGGCTGCGCTCGCTGATCACCGTGCCGCTCAAGGTGGAGGGCCGGCTGATCGGCTCGCTCGGGGTGGCCGCGAGGCGAACCGCCCAGTACGACAACGACCATGCGCTGCGCCTGCAGTTCGCCGCCGACCGGATCGCCCTCACCGTGGAGAACGCCCGGCTCGCCGAGCGGGAACGGCTGCGGCGCGGCGCCCTCTCCTTCCTGGTCGAGGCCTCCGACCTGCTGGCCGGCACCCTGGAGCACCAGCAGACGCTGGCCCTGATGGCGCAGATGGCGGTGCCCACCCTGGCCTCCTGGTGCGCCGTCTACACGCTGGCCGAGCGCAGCGAGTTCGCCGAACTCGCCTTCGTGCTGCACGAGGAGGAGGACCGGATCGACCCGCTGCGGGCGCTGCTGCGCCGCACCCCGGCGGCGGCCCGGATCACCGCCGACGGCACCGCGTTCTGGACCGGCCCGGCCGAGGCGGCGACCGCGGCCGAGCCCGCCGGCCTGATCGGCGAGACGGTGGTGCTGCCGCTGTCCGCCCGCAACCGCACGATCGGGCTGCTGGTCCTCGGCACCCGGGCCGGGGTGTCGTTCCGCCAGGAGACCGTGGAACTGGCCGAGGACCTCTCCCGGCGCGGAGCGCTGGCGATGGACAACTCCCGCCTCTACTCCGAGCGCAGCGCCACCAGCCAGGCGCTGCAGCGCAGCCTGCTGCCGCCGGAACTGCCGAAGATCCCAGGGGTCGAGGTGGAGGTCTTCTACCAGGCCGCCGGCGAGGGCAACGAGGTCGGCGGCGACTTCTACGACCTGTTCGCGATCCGCGAAGGCACCTACGGCTTCGCGATCGGCGACGTCTGCGGCACCGGGCCGCAGGCCGCGTCGGTGACCGGGTTGGCCCGCAACTCGCTGCGGCTGCTGGCCCGCGAGGGCCTGGACGCGCCCCAGGTGCTGAGCCGACTCAACCGGGCGATCCTCGACGAGGGCGACCGGGGCCGCTTCCTCACCCTGCTCTACGGGGAGTTGACGCCACTGCCCGACGGCCGGGCCGAACTCGACCTGGTCTGCGCCGGCCACCCGCTGCCGCTGCGCCTGCGCCCCGACGGCCAGGTGACGGCGGCGGCCACCTCGCAGCCGCTGCTCGGGGTGATGGAGCCGCTGGAGCTCACGGTCGAACGGGTGGTGCTGGAGCCGGGCGAGGTGCTGCTCTGCGTGACCGACGGGGTGACCGAGCGGCGCGAGGGGATGCGGATGCTCGGCGAGGACGGGCTGGCCGAGGTGCTCACCGGCTGTACCGGGCTCACAGCGGGAGCGGTGGCGGCCCGGGTGCAGCGCGCGGTGGAGCGGTTCGCCCCGGAGCCGCCGTGCGACGACATGGCGATCATCGCCCTGCGGCTGCCGGCCCAGCGGCAGGGCTGA
- a CDS encoding response regulator, whose amino-acid sequence MVQKAKILLVDDRAENLLALEAILSALDQTLVRAASGEEALKALLTDDFAVILLDVQMPGMDGFETAAHIKRRERTRDIPIIFLTAINHGPHHTFRGYAAGAVDYISKPFDPWVLRAKVSVFVDLYMKNCQLKEQAALLRLQLEDGPAGSNGSGGDSAEPLLAELSARLASVEEQAETLTKQLDNSSETAAAATAAHLERKLVALRAALDALRPGTVVD is encoded by the coding sequence GTGGTGCAGAAGGCGAAGATCCTCCTGGTCGATGACCGGGCGGAGAACCTGCTCGCGCTGGAGGCGATCCTGTCGGCCCTTGACCAGACGCTGGTCCGGGCCGCTTCCGGTGAGGAGGCGCTGAAGGCGCTGCTCACCGACGACTTCGCGGTGATCCTGCTGGACGTCCAGATGCCCGGCATGGACGGCTTCGAGACGGCCGCCCATATCAAGCGCCGTGAGCGCACCCGGGACATTCCGATCATCTTCCTGACCGCGATCAACCACGGCCCGCACCACACCTTCCGCGGCTACGCGGCCGGTGCGGTGGACTACATCTCGAAGCCGTTCGACCCGTGGGTGCTGCGCGCCAAGGTCTCCGTCTTCGTCGACCTCTACATGAAGAACTGCCAGCTCAAGGAGCAGGCGGCACTGCTGCGCCTGCAGCTGGAGGACGGCCCCGCGGGCAGCAACGGGTCCGGCGGCGACTCCGCCGAGCCGCTGCTCGCCGAGCTCAGCGCCCGGCTGGCCTCGGTGGAGGAGCAGGCCGAGACGCTGACCAAGCAACTGGACAACTCCTCGGAGACCGCGGCCGCCGCCACCGCCGCCCACCTGGAGCGCAAGCTGGTCGCGCTGCGGGCCGCCCTGGACGCGCTGCGGCCCGGCACCGTCGTCGACTGA
- a CDS encoding DNA translocase FtsK has translation MATRTPGNARSSSSGPAKKAAPARKPAARKPAAKPAAKSAAKAPVKARKAAAPKPAPAPASAPRRRHPVVRAVGGVAGGVGTVFRGFGTGAKNLHPAHRKDGRALLLLALAMVVGAGTWFSPQGWLGTAATVVVSGLFGRLGVLVPLLMAGIAIRLMRHPEVPEANGRIVIGLSTLVIGVLGLVHIGCGAPGMQNGAARLRESGGILGWGVSTPLMAAAGPPLAVPLLLLLTFFGLLVVTATPVNKIPERLRLLFVRLGVAEPLPADGYGDYDEYGQEYATGDRELSTEPPEDADPQALPYTVDGGRPESPEDEVAARRRKRGRRKQVDEPELAPAVPDMFVKDPFQTRDLAAGVAADLDGALLHGVPASPAVASIMHQVQDRTAPPEESAVPTARAAAPVGGEPAAPADHAAAPQRMEQLQLLSGGDYALPSLELLERGGPAKARSALNDEVVAQLTATFAEFKVDAKVTGFTRGPTVTRYEVELGPAVKVERITALGKNIAYAVASPDVRIISPIPGKSAVGIEIPNRDREMVNLGDLLRSRSAAEDTHPMVVGMGKDVEGHTVLANLAKMPHILVAGATGAGKSSCINCLITSVLMRATPDEVRMVLVDPKRVELTAYEGIPHLITPIITNPKKAAEALQWVVREMDLRYDDLAAFGFRHVDDFNAAVRAGTVTPPLGSERELTPYPYLLVIVDELADLMMVAPRDVEDSVVRITQLARAAGIHLVLATQRPSVDVVTGLIKANVPSRLAFATSAMADSRVILDQPGAEKLVGKGDALFLPMGASKPVRMQGAFVTEAEIAAVVQHCKDQLTAVYRDDVTVGGGPKKEIDEEIGDDLDLLIQAAELVVSTQFGSTSMLQRKLRVGFAKAGRLMDLMESRGIVGPSEGSKARDVLVKPDELDGVLATLRG, from the coding sequence ATGGCCACACGGACGCCCGGCAACGCACGCAGCTCCAGTTCGGGTCCGGCGAAGAAGGCCGCTCCGGCGCGGAAGCCGGCCGCTCGCAAGCCCGCCGCCAAGCCTGCCGCGAAGTCCGCTGCCAAGGCTCCCGTGAAGGCCCGCAAGGCTGCCGCACCCAAGCCCGCTCCGGCCCCGGCCTCGGCACCGCGCCGTCGGCACCCGGTGGTCCGCGCCGTGGGCGGGGTGGCCGGCGGGGTGGGTACGGTCTTCCGCGGCTTCGGCACCGGCGCCAAGAACCTGCACCCGGCGCACCGCAAGGACGGCCGGGCGCTGCTGCTGCTGGCGCTCGCCATGGTGGTCGGCGCCGGCACCTGGTTCAGCCCGCAGGGCTGGCTCGGCACGGCGGCCACCGTGGTGGTGAGCGGGCTGTTCGGCCGGCTCGGTGTGCTGGTCCCGCTGCTGATGGCGGGCATCGCGATCCGGCTGATGCGGCATCCGGAGGTGCCGGAGGCCAACGGGCGGATCGTCATCGGCCTGAGCACGCTGGTGATCGGGGTGCTCGGGCTGGTGCACATCGGCTGCGGTGCCCCCGGCATGCAGAACGGCGCGGCCCGGCTGCGGGAGTCCGGTGGCATCCTCGGCTGGGGCGTCTCCACCCCGCTGATGGCCGCCGCCGGGCCGCCGCTGGCCGTGCCGCTGCTGCTACTGCTCACCTTCTTCGGCCTGCTGGTGGTCACCGCCACCCCGGTCAACAAGATCCCGGAGCGGCTGCGGCTGCTCTTCGTGCGGCTGGGCGTGGCCGAGCCGCTGCCCGCCGACGGCTACGGCGACTACGACGAGTACGGCCAGGAGTACGCCACCGGCGACCGGGAGCTCTCCACCGAGCCGCCGGAGGACGCGGACCCGCAGGCACTGCCGTACACCGTGGACGGCGGGCGGCCCGAGTCCCCCGAGGACGAGGTGGCGGCCCGGCGCCGCAAGCGCGGCCGGCGCAAGCAGGTGGACGAGCCCGAGCTCGCCCCGGCGGTGCCCGACATGTTCGTCAAGGACCCGTTCCAGACCCGCGACCTGGCCGCCGGGGTGGCCGCCGACCTGGACGGCGCGCTGCTGCACGGGGTGCCCGCCTCGCCGGCGGTGGCCAGCATCATGCACCAGGTGCAGGACCGCACCGCGCCCCCGGAGGAGTCGGCGGTGCCGACCGCCCGCGCCGCGGCCCCCGTCGGCGGCGAGCCGGCCGCGCCCGCCGACCACGCGGCCGCCCCGCAGCGGATGGAGCAGCTGCAGCTGCTTTCCGGCGGCGACTACGCGCTGCCTTCGCTGGAGCTGCTGGAGCGCGGCGGCCCGGCCAAGGCCCGCAGCGCCCTCAACGACGAGGTGGTCGCCCAGCTGACCGCCACCTTCGCCGAGTTCAAGGTGGACGCCAAGGTCACCGGCTTCACCCGCGGCCCGACGGTCACCCGCTACGAGGTGGAGCTCGGCCCGGCCGTGAAGGTCGAGCGGATCACCGCGCTGGGCAAGAACATCGCCTACGCGGTGGCCAGCCCGGACGTGCGGATCATCAGCCCGATCCCGGGCAAGTCCGCGGTGGGCATCGAGATCCCCAACCGGGACCGGGAGATGGTCAACCTCGGCGACCTGCTGCGCTCGCGCAGCGCCGCCGAGGACACCCACCCGATGGTGGTCGGCATGGGCAAGGACGTCGAGGGCCACACGGTGCTCGCCAACCTGGCCAAGATGCCGCACATCCTGGTGGCCGGCGCCACCGGCGCGGGCAAGTCGAGCTGCATCAACTGCCTGATCACCTCGGTGCTGATGCGGGCCACCCCGGACGAGGTGCGGATGGTCCTGGTCGACCCCAAGCGGGTCGAACTGACCGCCTACGAGGGCATCCCGCACCTGATCACGCCGATCATCACCAACCCGAAGAAGGCGGCCGAGGCGCTGCAGTGGGTGGTCCGCGAGATGGACCTGCGCTACGACGACCTGGCGGCCTTCGGCTTCCGGCACGTGGACGACTTCAACGCGGCGGTGCGGGCCGGCACCGTGACCCCGCCGCTGGGCAGCGAGCGGGAGCTGACGCCCTACCCGTACCTGCTGGTGATCGTCGACGAGCTGGCCGACCTGATGATGGTCGCCCCGCGCGACGTCGAGGACTCGGTGGTCCGGATCACCCAGTTGGCCCGCGCGGCCGGCATCCACCTGGTGCTCGCCACCCAGCGGCCGTCGGTGGACGTGGTGACCGGTCTGATCAAGGCCAATGTGCCGTCCCGGCTGGCCTTCGCCACCTCGGCGATGGCCGACTCCCGGGTCATCCTGGACCAGCCGGGCGCCGAGAAGCTGGTCGGCAAGGGCGATGCGCTCTTCCTGCCGATGGGCGCCTCCAAGCCGGTCCGGATGCAGGGCGCGTTCGTCACCGAGGCCGAGATCGCCGCCGTGGTGCAGCACTGCAAGGACCAGCTGACCGCCGTCTACCGGGACGACGTGACGGTGGGCGGCGGACCGAAGAAGGAGATCGACGAGGAGATCGGGGACGACCTGGACCTGCTGATCCAGGCCGCCGAACTGGTGGTCTCCACCCAGTTCGGCTCGACCTCGATGCTGCAGCGCAAGCTGCGGGTCGGGTTCGCCAAGGCGGGGCGGCTGATGGACCTGATGGAGTCGCGCGGCATCGTGGGGCCCAGCGAGGGGTCCAAGGCCCGTGACGTGCTGGTCAAGCCGGACGAGCTGGACGGGGTACTGGCCACCCTGCGCGGGTAG
- a CDS encoding HAMP domain-containing protein, whose amino-acid sequence MRDGNFRRRLTVPGDGLVAEIAAVFNEVAERNQHLTGELSRVRRAVGREGRLTARLESGAGEGAWASAVDNCNALIDDLARPMAEVGRVLSSIAEGDLDQRMELRSTLPDGGSQPLRGEFLKVGRTVNSLVDQLSEFTDEVTRVAIEVGTEGKLGGQARVRSMSGSWKDLADSVNTMAGRLTAQVRNIAEVTTAVAKGDLSRKVTVDVAGEMLELKNTVNTMVDQLNSFAAQVTRVAREVGTEGRLGGQAQVPGVAGVWRDLTDSVNFMANNLTDQVRNIAQVTTAVARGDLSQKIQVDARGEILELKNTINTMVDQLSAFAAQVTRVARDVGTEGRLGGQAQVPGVAGVWRDLTDSVNFMANNLTDQVRNIAQVTTAVARGDLSQKIQVDARGEILELKNTINTMVDQLGSFADEVTRVARDVGTEGILGGQATVPGVSGTWKDLTNSVNFMASNLTSQVRNIAEVTTAVAKGDVSKKITVDARGEILELVTTVNTMVDQLSAFADEVTRVAREVGTEGILGGQARVRGVSGIWKDLTDNVNFMASNLTSQVRNIAEVATAVARGDLSKKITIEAQGEVAALAGTLNTMVDQLSAFAVQVTRVAREVGTDGILGGQADVPGVAGIWKDLTDNVNQMANNLTGQVRNIALVITAVARGDLSQKIDVDARGEILELKTSINTMVDQLSAFADEVTRVAREVGTDGRLGGIARVPGVDGTWQDLTESVNELANNLTRQVRAIAQVATAVTRGDLSLRIDVDASGEIDELKDNINQMIANLRETTRTNQEQDWHKTNIARFSGLLQGRRDLEAVASLIMSELTPAVSAQHGAFFLAQPAGRSSEMVTEDDDEADTVLRLIGSYGYQRRSMPTTFRPGESLVGQAAIEKRPISLTEAPPGYLRISSALGESQPAHVVVLPVLFEGRLLGVIELATFSSFTSVVMDFLTQVADLIGVTVNTISVNTKTEGLLLESQRLTAELSMRSAELEARQEELERTNEELQEKAEQLAQQNRDIEIKNSAIEEARRVLEERAEQLAQANRYKSEFLANMSHELRTPLNSLLILAKLLSDNNEGNLSSKQVEFADTIHGAGSDLLQLINDILDLSKVEAGKMDVRPARIALVQLTDYVEAAFRPLTAEKGLEFTVAVSPDLPATLHTDEQRLQQVLRNLLSNAVKFTESGTVRLEIGPAGPVVPQHIREQLLESGRIDDPDAPLVAFSVTDTGIGIPDDKLREIFEAFKQADGTTSRKYGGTGLGLSISRELARLLGGEIHAQSELGRGSTFTLYLPLLEEVPDASPERGASASGQLRASVGVTPTGEPVPVGDNPAEQWAQEVRELALERRRGAAQRRRAAAERSEPAAPPVERAELPQRVEPAPANRVEELPAPRAGSSAEFEGRFDGEEVLIVDDDVRNVFALTSVLEQYGLTVLYAENGREGIEVLEQHENVSLVLMDIMMPEMDGYATTEAIRRMPQFAGLPIIALTAKAMKGDKEKSIEAGATDHVTKPVDTDHLLGVMRHWLGARG is encoded by the coding sequence ATGCGCGACGGAAACTTCCGCCGCCGGCTGACCGTGCCCGGTGACGGCCTGGTGGCCGAGATCGCGGCGGTGTTCAACGAGGTCGCCGAGCGCAACCAGCACCTCACCGGCGAGCTGTCCCGGGTGCGGCGCGCGGTGGGCCGCGAGGGCCGGCTGACCGCTCGGCTGGAGAGCGGTGCCGGTGAGGGCGCCTGGGCCTCGGCGGTGGACAACTGCAATGCGCTGATCGACGACCTGGCCCGCCCGATGGCCGAGGTGGGCCGGGTGCTGTCGTCGATCGCCGAGGGCGACCTGGACCAGCGGATGGAGCTGCGCTCGACCCTGCCGGACGGCGGCAGCCAGCCGCTGCGCGGGGAGTTCCTCAAGGTCGGCCGGACCGTGAACAGCCTGGTCGACCAGCTCTCGGAGTTCACCGACGAGGTGACCCGGGTGGCGATCGAGGTGGGCACCGAGGGCAAGCTGGGCGGTCAGGCCCGGGTGCGTTCGATGTCCGGCAGCTGGAAGGACCTGGCCGACTCGGTCAACACCATGGCGGGCCGGCTCACCGCCCAGGTGCGCAACATCGCCGAAGTGACCACGGCGGTGGCCAAGGGCGATCTGTCCCGCAAGGTCACGGTCGACGTGGCCGGCGAGATGCTGGAGCTGAAGAACACCGTCAACACGATGGTGGACCAGCTGAACTCCTTTGCCGCGCAGGTGACCAGGGTGGCCCGCGAGGTGGGTACCGAGGGTCGGCTGGGTGGTCAGGCGCAGGTGCCGGGTGTCGCGGGTGTGTGGCGTGATCTCACCGATTCGGTGAATTTCATGGCCAACAATCTGACGGATCAGGTGCGGAACATCGCTCAGGTGACCACGGCGGTGGCGCGGGGTGATCTGTCGCAGAAGATCCAGGTGGATGCCCGGGGCGAGATCCTGGAGCTGAAGAACACCATCAACACCATGGTCGACCAGCTCTCGGCCTTTGCCGCGCAGGTGACCAGGGTGGCCCGGGACGTGGGTACCGAGGGTCGGCTGGGTGGTCAGGCGCAGGTGCCGGGTGTCGCGGGTGTGTGGCGTGATCTCACCGATTCGGTGAATTTCATGGCCAACAATCTGACGGATCAGGTGCGGAACATCGCTCAGGTGACCACGGCGGTGGCGCGGGGTGATCTGTCGCAGAAGATCCAGGTGGATGCCCGGGGCGAGATCCTGGAGCTGAAGAACACCATCAACACCATGGTCGACCAGCTCGGTTCGTTCGCCGACGAGGTGACCAGAGTGGCGCGGGACGTCGGCACCGAGGGCATCCTGGGTGGTCAGGCCACCGTGCCCGGCGTCTCCGGCACCTGGAAGGACCTGACCAACAGCGTCAACTTCATGGCGTCCAACCTGACCAGTCAGGTGCGCAACATCGCCGAGGTCACCACGGCGGTGGCCAAGGGCGACGTCTCCAAGAAGATCACCGTCGACGCGCGCGGCGAGATCCTGGAGCTGGTCACCACCGTCAACACCATGGTCGACCAGCTGAGCGCCTTCGCCGACGAGGTCACCCGGGTCGCCCGCGAGGTGGGCACCGAGGGCATCCTCGGCGGCCAGGCCCGGGTGCGCGGGGTCTCGGGCATCTGGAAGGACCTGACCGACAACGTCAACTTCATGGCGTCCAACCTGACCAGCCAGGTCCGCAACATCGCCGAGGTGGCCACCGCGGTGGCCCGCGGTGACCTCTCCAAGAAGATCACCATCGAGGCCCAGGGCGAGGTCGCCGCCCTGGCCGGCACCCTGAACACGATGGTCGACCAGCTGAGCGCCTTCGCCGTCCAGGTGACCAGGGTGGCCCGCGAGGTGGGCACCGACGGCATCCTGGGCGGCCAGGCGGACGTGCCGGGCGTGGCCGGCATCTGGAAGGACCTCACCGACAACGTCAACCAGATGGCCAACAACCTCACCGGGCAGGTGCGCAACATCGCCCTGGTGATCACCGCGGTGGCCCGCGGCGACCTCTCGCAGAAGATCGACGTCGACGCCCGGGGCGAGATCCTGGAGCTCAAGACCAGCATCAACACCATGGTCGACCAGCTGAGCGCGTTCGCCGACGAGGTGACCCGAGTGGCCCGCGAGGTGGGCACCGACGGACGGCTCGGCGGCATCGCCCGGGTGCCCGGGGTGGACGGCACCTGGCAGGACCTCACCGAGTCGGTGAACGAGCTGGCCAACAACCTGACCCGGCAGGTGCGCGCGATCGCCCAGGTGGCGACCGCCGTGACCCGCGGTGACCTGTCCCTGCGCATCGACGTCGACGCCTCCGGCGAGATCGACGAGCTCAAGGACAACATCAACCAGATGATCGCCAACCTGCGCGAGACCACCCGGACCAACCAGGAGCAGGACTGGCACAAGACCAACATCGCCCGGTTCTCCGGCCTGCTGCAGGGCCGGCGGGACTTGGAGGCGGTGGCCTCGCTGATCATGAGCGAGCTGACCCCGGCGGTCTCCGCCCAGCACGGCGCGTTCTTCCTGGCCCAACCGGCCGGCCGCTCCTCGGAGATGGTCACCGAGGACGATGACGAGGCCGACACCGTGCTGCGGCTGATCGGCTCCTACGGCTACCAGCGCCGGTCGATGCCGACCACCTTCCGTCCCGGCGAGTCGCTGGTCGGCCAGGCCGCGATCGAGAAGCGCCCGATCAGCCTGACCGAGGCGCCCCCCGGCTACCTGCGGATCTCCTCCGCGCTCGGCGAGTCCCAGCCCGCCCACGTGGTGGTGCTGCCGGTGCTCTTCGAGGGCCGGCTGCTCGGTGTGATCGAGCTGGCCACCTTCAGCTCGTTCACCAGTGTGGTGATGGACTTCCTCACTCAGGTCGCCGACCTGATCGGGGTCACCGTCAACACCATCAGCGTCAACACCAAGACCGAGGGCCTGCTGCTGGAGTCCCAGCGGCTGACCGCCGAACTGTCCATGCGCTCCGCCGAGTTGGAGGCCCGCCAGGAGGAGCTGGAGCGGACCAACGAGGAGCTGCAGGAGAAGGCCGAGCAACTGGCCCAGCAGAACCGCGACATCGAGATCAAGAACAGCGCGATCGAGGAGGCGCGCCGGGTGCTGGAGGAGCGCGCCGAGCAGCTGGCCCAGGCCAACCGCTACAAGAGCGAGTTCCTCGCCAACATGTCGCACGAGCTGCGCACCCCGCTCAACTCGCTGCTGATCCTGGCCAAGCTGCTCTCCGACAACAACGAGGGCAACCTCTCGTCCAAGCAGGTGGAGTTCGCCGACACCATCCACGGCGCCGGCTCCGACCTGCTGCAGCTGATCAACGACATCCTCGACCTCTCCAAGGTGGAGGCCGGGAAGATGGACGTGCGCCCGGCCCGGATCGCGCTGGTGCAGCTGACCGACTACGTGGAGGCGGCGTTCCGCCCGCTCACCGCGGAGAAGGGCCTGGAGTTCACCGTCGCCGTCTCGCCCGACCTGCCGGCCACCCTGCACACCGACGAGCAGCGGCTCCAGCAGGTGCTGCGCAACCTGCTGTCCAACGCGGTGAAGTTCACCGAGTCCGGCACGGTGCGCCTGGAGATCGGCCCGGCCGGTCCGGTGGTGCCGCAGCACATCCGGGAGCAGTTGCTGGAGTCGGGCCGGATCGACGACCCGGACGCCCCGCTGGTGGCCTTCTCGGTGACCGACACCGGGATCGGCATCCCCGACGACAAGCTGCGGGAGATCTTCGAAGCGTTCAAGCAGGCCGACGGCACCACCAGCCGCAAGTACGGCGGCACCGGCCTGGGCCTGTCGATCAGCCGGGAGCTCGCCCGGCTGCTCGGGGGCGAGATCCACGCGCAGAGCGAGCTCGGCCGGGGCAGCACCTTCACCCTCTACCTGCCGCTGCTGGAGGAGGTGCCGGACGCCTCGCCGGAGCGCGGGGCGTCGGCGAGCGGTCAGCTGCGGGCCTCGGTCGGCGTCACTCCGACCGGTGAGCCGGTACCGGTCGGGGACAACCCCGCGGAGCAGTGGGCCCAGGAGGTCCGGGAGTTGGCGCTGGAGCGGCGTCGCGGCGCGGCCCAGCGGCGCCGGGCGGCCGCCGAGCGGTCGGAGCCGGCCGCGCCGCCGGTCGAACGGGCCGAGCTGCCGCAGCGGGTCGAGCCGGCGCCGGCGAACCGGGTCGAGGAGCTGCCGGCGCCCCGGGCCGGCTCCAGCGCGGAGTTCGAGGGCCGATTCGACGGCGAGGAGGTGCTGATCGTCGACGACGACGTGCGCAATGTCTTCGCGCTGACCAGCGTCCTGGAGCAGTACGGGCTCACCGTGCTGTACGCCGAGAACGGCCGCGAGGGGATCGAGGTGCTCGAGCAGCACGAGAACGTCTCGCTGGTGCTGATGGACATCATGATGCCGGAGATGGACGGCTACGCGACCACCGAGGCGATCCGCCGGATGCCGCAGTTCGCCGGGCTGCCGATCATCGCGTTGACCGCCAAGGCGATGAAGGGCGACAAGGAGAAGAGCATCGAGGCGGGCGCCACGGACCACGTCACCAAGCCGGTGGACACCGACCACCTGCTCGGTGTGATGCGGCACTGGTTGGGGGCGCGCGGCTAG